The following proteins come from a genomic window of Paenibacillus wynnii:
- a CDS encoding cache domain-containing sensor histidine kinase — translation MLRRMSSSYIPLGFKLLISYLLLVLTPIISIGTYAYVSSVHSIEEHTRSNLEVAVRQIGNNVDYRLKDITRSSDGIYADQTLSRYLTGYHSGWEKYSIMSQYILPRLESAASLPNQEVKLSLYVDNPNVSEFYYNDGENVSGGRQYSLFHSSRIQAKSWYKSLSLHYGSNEWKQVDTDETTRSISYLRPLINYDTLQLNGLIKMTANMKFIFSDVDSGQLGEDSILFIVDSQDRLLFSSSRNKTDPGLISESNLGYIKKPDSYMQIKQPITNMPASIVAWVPYSSLKKNSEQVRNVTIWICVSSLVVLFLISLLMSHYFSRRFLKLIASLKSFKEGNFHKRMPIQGNDEFAEIGSAFNDMASTIQRLIDEVYISNLEKKETELQVLHSQMNPHFLYNTFSSISRMAKLGEIDKLHEVIRSLARFYRLTLHRGDIIIPIEQEIQIVESYLDIQRIKNANRINVTYEIHPDVLMCETVKFILQPFVENSLEHAWYDDEISITIRAYPAGGYVWFEVEDNGLGMKEEIIDLVLDPTDKGIGYGIRNVDQRIKLQYGREFGVLIQSSLGEGTLIRIWFPRIKST, via the coding sequence ATGTTGAGACGTATGTCTTCCTCCTATATTCCTTTAGGCTTTAAGCTGCTTATTTCCTATCTTCTCCTGGTCTTGACCCCCATTATCAGCATCGGGACGTACGCTTATGTCTCTTCTGTTCATTCCATAGAAGAACATACCAGAAGCAACCTGGAGGTTGCGGTACGGCAAATCGGTAACAATGTGGATTACCGCCTGAAGGATATTACCAGAAGCTCAGATGGAATATACGCAGATCAGACGTTGTCACGCTATTTGACGGGGTATCATTCGGGTTGGGAGAAATATAGCATCATGTCCCAATACATCCTGCCGAGATTAGAAAGTGCTGCAAGCCTGCCCAATCAGGAGGTTAAGCTGTCCCTATATGTGGATAACCCGAATGTGAGTGAATTCTATTATAACGATGGAGAAAATGTCAGTGGTGGACGTCAGTATTCGTTGTTTCACTCTTCGCGAATTCAGGCCAAGTCCTGGTATAAATCACTGTCCCTGCACTACGGGTCTAACGAATGGAAACAGGTGGATACGGATGAAACAACCAGAAGTATCTCTTACCTGAGGCCATTGATCAACTACGATACTCTGCAGTTGAATGGTTTGATTAAGATGACGGCGAACATGAAGTTTATTTTTTCTGATGTGGATTCCGGTCAATTAGGGGAAGATAGCATTCTTTTCATTGTGGACAGCCAAGATCGGCTGCTGTTCTCTAGTTCACGGAACAAGACAGATCCGGGCCTAATTTCTGAATCTAATTTGGGATACATTAAGAAACCTGATTCCTATATGCAAATTAAGCAACCGATCACGAATATGCCGGCAAGCATCGTGGCCTGGGTACCTTACTCGTCGCTGAAAAAGAATTCTGAACAGGTTCGTAATGTCACCATTTGGATTTGCGTTTCGAGTCTCGTCGTACTGTTCCTGATCAGTTTACTGATGTCGCATTATTTCTCGCGTCGATTCTTGAAGCTGATTGCTTCCCTCAAGTCGTTCAAGGAGGGGAATTTCCATAAGCGGATGCCGATTCAGGGGAACGATGAATTTGCGGAGATTGGCAGTGCTTTTAACGATATGGCTTCAACCATTCAGAGATTAATTGATGAGGTCTACATTAGTAATTTGGAGAAAAAAGAAACTGAGCTGCAGGTGCTCCATTCACAGATGAATCCGCATTTTTTGTATAATACCTTTTCCTCAATTAGCCGGATGGCCAAGCTGGGGGAAATTGATAAGCTGCATGAGGTTATACGTTCCTTGGCTCGCTTCTACAGGCTCACCTTGCATCGAGGGGACATTATCATTCCGATTGAACAGGAGATTCAGATTGTAGAATCCTATCTTGATATTCAGCGAATTAAAAATGCCAATCGAATCAATGTGACCTATGAGATTCATCCGGACGTTCTTATGTGTGAGACCGTAAAGTTTATTCTGCAGCCTTTTGTAGAAAATTCTTTAGAGCATGCCTGGTATGATGATGAGATATCCATTACCATTCGTGCATATCCAGCGGGTGGATATGTCTGGTTTGAAGTGGAGGACAACGGTCTTGGCATGAAGGAGGAAATTATTGATTTGGTGCTGGACCCGACCGATAAAGGAATCGGCTATGGGATTCGGAATGTAGATCAACGAATTAAGCTTCAATACGGCAGAGAGTTTGGTGTGCTTATCCAAAGTTCCCTTGGTGAAGGAACGCTAATTCGGATATGGTTTCCCAGAATAAAATCCACTTAA